The following are encoded in a window of Choloepus didactylus isolate mChoDid1 chromosome 17, mChoDid1.pri, whole genome shotgun sequence genomic DNA:
- the DGUOK gene encoding deoxyguanosine kinase, mitochondrial isoform X3 translates to MMYQEPARWSYTFQTFSFMSRLKVQLEPFSQKLLEAKDPVQIFERSVCSDRYIFAKNLFENGSLSDIEWHIYQYWHSFLLQEFASRLRLHGFIYLRATPQVCLKRLHQRARAEEKEIELAYLEQLHGQHEAWLVHKTTKLHSEALLNIPVLVLDVNDDFSEEVTKQEELMRKVNSFVKNL, encoded by the exons ATGATGTACCAGGAGCCAGCACGTTGGTCCTACACATTCCAGACATTTTCCTTTATGAGCCGCCTGAAAGTACAGCTGGAGCCCTTCTCTCAGAAACTCTTAGAGGCCAAGGATCCGGTCCAAATCTTTGAGAGGTCTGTGTGCAGTGACAG GTATATCTTTGCAAAGAATCTTTTTGAAAATGGTTCACTCAGTGACATCGAATGGCATATCTATCAGTACTggcattcttttctcctccaggagTTTGCCAGCCGGCTCAGATTACACGGCTTCATCTACCTCCGGGCTACACCCCAG GTTTGTTTGAAGAGACTACACCAGAGGGCCAgggcagaagagaaagaaattgagTTGGCTTATCTCGAGCAGCTTCATGGTCAGCACGAAGCCTGGCTTGTTCACAAGACAACCAA GCTCCACTCGGAGGCTCTGCTGAACATTCCAGTACTGGTGTTGGATGTCAACGACGATTTTTCAGAAGAAGTAACCAAACAAGAGGAACTCATGAGAAAG GTAAACAGCTTCGTAAAGAATCTGTAA